The DNA sequence GTAATAGCCTTGCCGTTCCAGTTGGTAACTGGTGCCGATATCCGCTCTTGTCGCGGGTTCGGCTTTGGCATGATCCAGCACTTGCAGGGAGTTGGGGTTCAGCGTGTCGAGGAAGTTTTCCGCCGCCATCGGATTGGCTTGATTGAATAAGAGCCCGTAATGGCGGACTTCGGCATCGACGGCATGCGGGGCGGAGACCCAATGAATCACGCCGTTGGCTTTGTAGCCTTCAGGATTTTTGCCTAGCGTATCGGGGTCATGACGGCATTTGAGTTCGATGATATTGCCGGCTTCGTCTTTGATAACTTCTTCACAGGTGATGACGTAAGAACCGCGCAGGCGCACGCTTTCGCCCAAGGCAAGGCGTTTCCATTTGGCGGGCGGATTTTCGCTGAAATCTTCCGCTTCAATGTAAAGCGTGTTGGAGAAGGGAACTTCGCGTTCGCCCATTTCGGGATTTTGCGGATGGTTGGGCAGGCGGTAGATTTCTTCATGTCCTTCGGGGAGGCTAGTAATGCTGAGTTTGATCGGATTGAGCACGACCATGCGGCGCGCGGCTTCGGTGTTAAGCGTGTCGCGGATGACGTTTTCAAAATAGCTGATTTCGATGGTGCCGTCGGCTTTGCTGATGCCAATTTTTTCGCAGAAGCGGCGCAGCCCCGAAGCCGGGATGCCGCGGCGACGCAGTCCGGCAATGGTGGGCATACGCGGATCGTCCCAACCGTTGACGTGGTTTTCCTGTACTAATTGTATGAGGCGGCGTTTGGACAGGACGGTGTATTCCATGTTTAAACGTGCAAATTCGATTTGCTGCGGATGGCAGGGGGTTTCCAGCGTGCTGAGCACCCAGTCGTAGAGCGGTCGGTGGTCTTCAAATTCCAAGGTGCAGAGGCTGTGCGTGATGCCTTCGATCATATCCGAGAGACAGTGGGTGTAGTCGTACATGGGATAGACTTTCCAATCGTCGCCGGCATGGAAGTGGGCGGCATGGCGGATGCGGTAAATCACAGGGTCGCGCATGTTGATATTGGGCGATGCCATATTGATTTTGGCACGCAGAACATGGCTGCCGTCGGGGTGTTTGCCGGCGACCATTTCGTCGAATAGTTGACGGTTTTCTTCGGGGCTGCGGTCGCGGTAGGGGCTGTTGGTGCCGGGCTCGGTTAAGGTGCCGCGGTTGGCACGGATTTCTTCGCTGCTTTGCGAGTCCACATAGGCAGCGCCTTGGTCGATGAGTTGGTAGGCGTATTCGAGTAGTTCGGGGAAGTAGTCCGAGGCATGGCGGAGTTTGTGCCATTCAAAGCCGAGCCAATGTACGTCTTTTTTAATCGAGTCCATGTATTCGGCGTTTTCTTTTTCAGGATTGGTGTCGTCGAAGCGCAAATTGCAGCTGCCGCCGAATTCATTTGCCATGCCGAAATTCAGGCAGATGGATTTGACGTGTCCAAGGTGTAAATAGCCATTAGGTTCGGGCGGAAAGCGCGTGCAGACTTTGCCGTCGTTTTTGCCTGCCGCAAGGTCATTAGCAATGATATTGCGGATAAAATTCGCCGCTGGTATTTCGCTCATAATATTCTCTTTTTGCCTGATAGACTGCTAAAATGCCGCATTTTAGCAGATTGGAAAAGCCTATGCGCATTCGCTCTTCATTCTTTTTCCTGTCCTTGGGCTTGGCAAGCTTATGGCTTTGTGCCTGCAGCAGTTCGGCGCCTTCATCATCCGCACACATGCAGACGGTACCTTATTCTGCGCAATATTATGTTTTGGCTAGCCATGCGGACAGACGTTTTCATAATGAAAGCCAACCGGCGGTGCATTTGCAGGACAGCGCCTGCGATTTGCTGGCGCAGCGCCCCCATTGGCGGGGGGCTTTGCAGGATGTGAAGTTGCGTTGGAATATGGAGCCGGCGTTTATTCTGGCGTTTTTGCATCAGGAGTCGCGTTTTAATCCGACGGCGCTGAGCTCGTCTTTTGCCTACGGCTATGCGCAGATTAAAGATGACAGTTGGGATTGGTATTTGCTCAAAACGCAGAATAAGGGCGGCGGTCGCGAACGTTTTGACGATGCGGTGGATTTTATCGGTTTTTATGCCAATCAAAATGTGAAGCGCAACCGTGTTCAATTAAATGACGTGAAAAACCAATATCTTGCCTATCATGAAGGCATGGGCGGTTTTGAATCGGGCAGTTATCTGGCAAAGCCTTGGCTGCTGACGGTTTCGGATAAGGTCAGGGATCGCGCCACCTTTTATCAGGCGCAATTGTTGGAATGTCCGATTTGATTTGGCAGATGCCGCAGGATAATGCGGCGATTCGGGCGGCTTTTGCGGCGGGCTGGGCTTTTGCTTATCCGACAGAAGCGGTTTGGGGTATCGGTGCCAATCCTGCCGACGAGGCGGCGGTGCAGGCGGTGATTGCCTTGAAAGCGCGTCCTGCGGAAAAAGGCTTGATTATGGTGGCGGCGGATTGGTCGCAGTTGAACGGCTGGATTACGCCTTTAGCAGCTAACGAGATTGTGGCGATGCAGGACTTGCAGCACGAACGCGCCACGACTTTCGTAGTAAAAGCAGGACATAAAACGGCAGCAGCGGTCTGCGATGCGGCGACAGGACGGGTGGCGGTGCGGATCTCTCATCATCAGACGGTGCAGGCATTGTGCCGCTTGCTGGGACAGCCTTTATTATCGACATCCGCCAATCCGGCAGGACAGACGGCGGCCTTGGATTTGGCGCAGGTGCGCCGTTATTTTCCGGATTTGCCCTGTGTGATGGGCGAGGTGGAGGGCGCGAAGCGTCCGAGCAGAATTATAGATTGGCAAACAAAAGCGATATTGAGGGAATAATGAAAATCGGTATTTTAGGCGGCGGACAGTTAGGGCGGATGTTTTTGCAGGAAGCGGCGAATTATCCGTTGCAAGTCAAAATATTGGATCCTGATCCGCAGGCGCCTTGCGCGCATTTGTGCGATGAATTCGTCTGCGGGGATTTTAATGATGAGGCGACGGTTTTTGCTTTCGGGCAGGACTGCGATGCAATCGGCATCGAGATTGAGCATGTCAATGTCGCGGCGCTGAAACGTTTGCAGGCGCAGGGCAAAAGGATTATACCCGAGCCGGCGGTGCTGGAAATCATTCAAGACAAGGGGCGGCAGAAAGCCTTTTATGCCGAGCACGGCATTCCTACTGCGCCGTTTTATCTTGCCGCCAATGCCGCGGATATTGATACACAGGCATTGCCCTTTGTGCAGAAAACGCGTACCGGCGGCTATGACGGCAAGGGCGTGCAAATCATCAGAAATGCGGCGGATGTGGCGCAATTATGGGATGTGCCGAGTGTGATTGAAAGCTTGTGCCCGATTGCCAAGGAAATCGCCTTGATTTTTGTCGCTGATGGCAAGGGCGATGTGCGCACTTATCCGGCGGCGGAAATGGTTTTTGATCCCGTGCTGAATTTGGTGGACGTGGTGCAGATGCCGGCAGAAATCAGCTCCGAGATTGCGGCGCAAGTCGATAAGATTTGCCGACAATTGGCGGCGGCCTTTGCCGGTGCGGGTGTCTTTGCGGTGGAAATGTTTGTTACACAGAGCGGCGAGGTCTGGGTCAATGAAACCGCTTGCCGCGTGCATAACAGCGGGCATCCCAGTATCGAGGCTTGCCCCAGTTCGCAGTTCGACCAAATGCTGCGCCTATTGGCGAATTATCCTTTGGGCAGCACGCAATTATTATCCGCCGCCGCCATGATTAATCTGATTGGCGCGGAAGGTGAGCAAGGCGCGGCGGAAATGCGCGATTTGCCCGCCTTATTGGCGCAAGAGCAGGTGTATTTGCATTGGTACGGCAAACATCAGGTGCGTTCGGGGCGCAAAATGGGGCATATTACCCTGACTGCGTCCGATACGGCGGCGCTGAAGGCGAAAATCGCAGCGCTTAAACAAGAGATTCATTTAGAGATTACGGCGAAAAAATGACAGAAAAAACATCAGCGAAAATCGGCATCATTATGGGCAGCGACAGCGATTTGCCGATTATGCAGGCGGCGGCGCAAGTGATTGCGGAATTTAATGTTGCGGCGGAATTGACCATCGTCTCCGCCCATCGCACCCCGGAGCGGCTTTTGCAATACGGCAAAATGGCGCATTTGCGCGGTTTGGAAGTCATCATCGCCGGCGCCGGCGGCGCGGCGCATTTGCCGGGCATGGTGGCTTCGCTGACGCCGCTGCCGGTCATCGGCGTGCCGATTTTATCGAGCAATTCGATTGACGGCTGGGATTCGGTTCTCTCGATTTTGCAAATGCCTGTCGGCGTGCCTGTGGCAACGGTGGCATTAAACGGCGCAAAAAATGCCGGCTTGCTGGCGCTGCGTATTTTAGCGGCAAGCAATGAGAACATTCGCGAGCAAATGCTGTCTTATCAAGAAGAAATGGCGCAATCTGTTTTGACGAAAGCGGAGCAGCTGCGGCATCTGTATCCCTGCGAATTTAAGCCTGAATAAGCTAGAGATAAGGCGTGTTCGGGCTTTTATGCCCGACAGCCATTTTTGTGTTTTGCTTCGGTCTTAGGTTTGAAAAATCTTCATCATCAGCCTAAGTCTGCCTCCTGTCGATACCGCCTGAGATGCGCTGCTAGATGGCGTCTTCGTCCATTTCTCCGGTGCGGATGCGGATAACGCGGCTGAGCGGTGTAACAAAGATTTTGCCGTCGCCGATTTTTCCGGAATTCGCCGCTTGGCGGATGGTTTGTATGACTTCTTCGCAGGCTTCTTCGCTGACGGCGATTTCCAGTTTTAATTTGGGCAGGAAGTCCACGATGTATTCCGCGCCGCGATAGAGTTCGGTATGTCCTCTTTGGCGCCCAAAGCCTTTGACTTCGGTTACGGTGATGCCATGCACGCCGATTTCGGAAAGGGCTTCGCGCACGTCGTCGAGTTTAAAGGGTTTGATGATGGCGGTAATCATGTACATGGCTTTGTCCTTAGTCGAAGGTGTAAAAATCGGCGTCGTGGTCGGAGAGTCTTGCCGGGCGGTAGAGCGTGAGCGGTGCGAAGTGTGCTTCTAATCTGTCCGCCACGCCGAGGATGGCGGCGAAAATCGCCATGCGCATGATAACGCCGTTGTCCGCTTGGCGGAAGATGGCAAGTTGCGGCAGGCGGTCGAGGTCGGTGGCTAAATCAAATGCGCCTTCGCGGCTGTCGCGCGGCAGGGGGTGCATGATGACGGTGTCGGGCTGGGCGTGTCGAGTGATGGCGGCGGCATTAATGCGGAATTGTTCGCCGTATCCTTCCATTTCTTCGCCGCCTTGTATGCGTTCGCGCTGTATGCGGGTGGCGTAGATAACGTCGCTATGCGGCAGTCCTGCTGCCAAGCTGTCGCATTCGCTTACTTCATGTCCGCGCGTTTTCAGCAGAGCGATTAAGGATGCCGGTGCGCGCAGATTATCCGGCGCGATAAAGCGGAATTTGATGTTGTTAAACAGAGAAAGCAGTTTGCAGAGCGAATGGATGGTGCGTCCGTGTTTTAAATCGCCGACCATGGCGATGCTCATGCCGTCTATGCTTTTGTCCAGCCGTTCGAATTCTTTGCTGATGCTGTAGTAGTCCAGTAGGGCTTGTGAGGGATGTTCGCCGGCGCCGTCGCCGGCATTGATAACCGGTACATTGATTGGGGCGGCAAATTGCGCGACCGATCCTTCTTCGGGGTGGCGCATGGCGATGATATCGGCATAGCCGGCGATGACGCGGGCGGTGTCTTCTAGGGATTCGCCTTTGGAGAGCGAAGAGAAGGTAAAGCCCGTGGTATCGACGACGGCGCCGCCCAGACGGGCGAAGGCGGTGTGGAAACTCATGCGGGTGCGGGTACTGGCTTCAAAGAAGAGATTGGCAAGCACCGCGCCTTGCAGCACGTCGCAGCGCATTTGGCGTTTGGCGACGGGTTCGAGGCGTTTGGCAATTGCCAGCAATTCTTCGAGTTCTGCGCGGTTGAGGCTGTCGATGGACAGCAGATGGCGACCGATAAGCGACATGGGGAGGCTCCTGTGTGAATTCTGCGCTATTATGCCATTTTTATTTGAATGTTGAGCGTGTGATGATTGGATTGGTGCAGCGTGTGTGGCAGGCTTCCGTGACGGTTGATGGGCGGGAAATTGCCGCTATCGGGCAGGGAATATTGGTTTTGGTCGGCATAGAAAAGCAGGATAGCTGGGCGCAGGCGGAAAAATTGGCGCAGAAAGTGCTTAATTATCGATTGTTTAGCGACAGCGAGGGCAAAATGAATTTGAATGTGGGGCAGATTGGCGGCGAAGTGCTGCTGGTATCGCAATTTACTTTGGCGGCGAATACGAGCAAGGGCAATCGCGCCGGCTTTGACCCTGCCATGGCGCCGACATTGGCGGAACCGTTGTTTGCGCGTTTTTGCGATTATGTGTGCAGTCTGCATCCTGCCACGCAAATGGGACAATTCGGTGCGGATATGCAGGTGGCATTAATCAATGACGGTCCGGTGACTTTTTCTTTGCAGGTGTCGCCATGAGCATTATCTTAGCTTCCGCCTCGCCGCGGCGCAGTGCCTTACTGCGGCAGGTCGGCATTGCGCATCGCATTGTCGTCGCCGATATTGACGAGAGCCCCTTGCCGCAAGAAAGCCCTTTGCAAACGGTAGCGCGTCTGGCGCAGGAAAAAGCGACGGCGATAGCGCGTCAATATCCCGAACAATGGGTCTTGGCGGCGGATACCATCGGTATTTTGGAAGGACAATTGCTGGGCAAACCGCGTGATGCGGCGCAGGCGCTTGCCATGCTGAGCGCTATGAACGGACGCATGCACGAAGTCGCTACCGCCGTAACAATACAAAAAGGCGCGCAATGCTTGAGCGAAACCCATATCGCACGCGTTTATATGCGCCATTCCTCCGCCGCCTTATTGCAAGCCTATGTGGACGGCGGCGAAGGCGCGGACAAGGCGGGAGCCTATGCGATTCAAGGACAGGGCGCGGTATTGGTGGAGAAAATCGAGGGCGATTTTTATACCGTGGTCGGTTTGCCGATTGCCGCGGTTTGTGCCACACTGCACACCTTTGGCATTATGCCCTTCGCCCGCCCATAAGGATTTTGCATGAACTCGCTGATTCCCATCACTTTACCGCCGCCACCGCCTGATGTAAGCGTGGAAATTCTCATCAATCATACCGCTTATGAAACGCGCGTAGCGATTATGGAAGACGGCGTATTGCAGGACGTGATGGTGGAGCGCGAGCGGCGGCGCGGCATCGTGGGCAATATTTACAAAGGCAAAGTGCAGCGCGTTTTGCCGGGCATGGATGCGGCATTTATCGATATCGGCATGGAACGCGCCGGCTTTTTGCATATGAAAAACATCGTGCGCAACGGCGCGCAAGCCGAAGCGCAGCGGATTAGCGATTTGCTCTATGAAGGGCAAAGTCTGCTGGTGCAAGTGCTGAAAGACCCTATCGGCACCAAAGGGGCGCGTTTGACCACCGAAATATCCATTCCCTCGCGCTTTTTAGTCTATCTGCCCAATGCCGATGATATCGGCGTCTCGATTAAAATCGCCTCTAAAGCACAGCGGCAGAACCTGCGCGATTTAATGCTGGGCTTTCATCAGGGGCAGCAGGGCGGATTTATCGTGCGTACCGCCATCGAAAGCGCCGATATCTGGGCAATGCGCGCCGATATGCAATATCTGCACCGCGTCTGGGAAGCGATTTTATACACTTACCGCAATGCCAAATCCGGCGCGTTGATTTACGGCGATTTGCCTTTGTATCAAAAAGTGCTGCGCGATTATGTGTCGCCGAACGTTATCCGCGTAACCGTTGACGATGCCATTGCTTATAGCCATATGGCGCAATTTGCCGGCAATTTCCTCGTGGAAATGGCGGATCGCCTGAATTTTTACGACAGCGACCGCAGCCTCTTTGAACGCTACGGCATTGAAGAAGAAATCGAAAAATCCCTAGACCGCCATGTCGCCCTCAAATCGGGCGGCTATCTGATTATCGACCAAACCGAAGCCATGACCACCATTGATGTGAACACCGGCGGCTTTGTCGGCAAACTCTCGCAGGAAGACACCATCTACAAAACCAATCTTGAGGCGGCGAAAGCTATTGCGCGCCAACTGCGCCTGCGCAATCTCGGCGGCATTATCATGATTGATTTCATCGACATGAACGACAGTCAGCATCAGCAAGGCGTGATGGAAGCCTTGCTTTCCGCACTGGGCAAAGACAAAAGCAAATACACCATCAGCCCCATCTCGCCGCTGGGCATCATCGAAATGACGCGCAAACGCACGCGCGAAAGCCTGCGCCAAGTTATGTGCGAACCCTGCCCGAGTTGCGGCGGACGCGGCTATGTGAAAACCATCGAAACCCAAGTCTATGAACTCTTTCGCGATTTGATGCGGGAAGTGCGCGAATACGCGCCCAAACAGCTGACCGTCATTGCCGCCCCCGCCTTTATCGACTTTATCCGCGAAGAAGAGTCGTTGACTTTCTCGGATTTGCAAATCCTGCTCAAAACCCCAATCCGCCTGCAAAGCGATCCCAGTTACGGCAAAGGACAGTACGATATTGCGGTGTCTTAGAGGGCTATAGTCGAAGAAGTGGGATTTATATAGTCAATTAATTTTGTTGTGGATTGGCTATATTAT is a window from the Suttonella indologenes genome containing:
- a CDS encoding glutamine--tRNA ligase/YqeY domain fusion protein, which codes for MSEIPAANFIRNIIANDLAAGKNDGKVCTRFPPEPNGYLHLGHVKSICLNFGMANEFGGSCNLRFDDTNPEKENAEYMDSIKKDVHWLGFEWHKLRHASDYFPELLEYAYQLIDQGAAYVDSQSSEEIRANRGTLTEPGTNSPYRDRSPEENRQLFDEMVAGKHPDGSHVLRAKINMASPNINMRDPVIYRIRHAAHFHAGDDWKVYPMYDYTHCLSDMIEGITHSLCTLEFEDHRPLYDWVLSTLETPCHPQQIEFARLNMEYTVLSKRRLIQLVQENHVNGWDDPRMPTIAGLRRRGIPASGLRRFCEKIGISKADGTIEISYFENVIRDTLNTEAARRMVVLNPIKLSITSLPEGHEEIYRLPNHPQNPEMGEREVPFSNTLYIEAEDFSENPPAKWKRLALGESVRLRGSYVITCEEVIKDEAGNIIELKCRHDPDTLGKNPEGYKANGVIHWVSAPHAVDAEVRHYGLLFNQANPMAAENFLDTLNPNSLQVLDHAKAEPATRADIGTSYQLERQGYYAIDPDSNADKLVLNLTVSLRETGK
- a CDS encoding transglycosylase SLT domain-containing protein, giving the protein MQTVPYSAQYYVLASHADRRFHNESQPAVHLQDSACDLLAQRPHWRGALQDVKLRWNMEPAFILAFLHQESRFNPTALSSSFAYGYAQIKDDSWDWYLLKTQNKGGGRERFDDAVDFIGFYANQNVKRNRVQLNDVKNQYLAYHEGMGGFESGSYLAKPWLLTVSDKVRDRATFYQAQLLECPI
- a CDS encoding L-threonylcarbamoyladenylate synthase produces the protein MSDLIWQMPQDNAAIRAAFAAGWAFAYPTEAVWGIGANPADEAAVQAVIALKARPAEKGLIMVAADWSQLNGWITPLAANEIVAMQDLQHERATTFVVKAGHKTAAAVCDAATGRVAVRISHHQTVQALCRLLGQPLLSTSANPAGQTAALDLAQVRRYFPDLPCVMGEVEGAKRPSRIIDWQTKAILRE
- a CDS encoding 5-(carboxyamino)imidazole ribonucleotide synthase produces the protein MKIGILGGGQLGRMFLQEAANYPLQVKILDPDPQAPCAHLCDEFVCGDFNDEATVFAFGQDCDAIGIEIEHVNVAALKRLQAQGKRIIPEPAVLEIIQDKGRQKAFYAEHGIPTAPFYLAANAADIDTQALPFVQKTRTGGYDGKGVQIIRNAADVAQLWDVPSVIESLCPIAKEIALIFVADGKGDVRTYPAAEMVFDPVLNLVDVVQMPAEISSEIAAQVDKICRQLAAAFAGAGVFAVEMFVTQSGEVWVNETACRVHNSGHPSIEACPSSQFDQMLRLLANYPLGSTQLLSAAAMINLIGAEGEQGAAEMRDLPALLAQEQVYLHWYGKHQVRSGRKMGHITLTASDTAALKAKIAALKQEIHLEITAKK
- the purE gene encoding 5-(carboxyamino)imidazole ribonucleotide mutase, with protein sequence MTEKTSAKIGIIMGSDSDLPIMQAAAQVIAEFNVAAELTIVSAHRTPERLLQYGKMAHLRGLEVIIAGAGGAAHLPGMVASLTPLPVIGVPILSSNSIDGWDSVLSILQMPVGVPVATVALNGAKNAGLLALRILAASNENIREQMLSYQEEMAQSVLTKAEQLRHLYPCEFKPE
- a CDS encoding P-II family nitrogen regulator: MYMITAIIKPFKLDDVREALSEIGVHGITVTEVKGFGRQRGHTELYRGAEYIVDFLPKLKLEIAVSEEACEEVIQTIRQAANSGKIGDGKIFVTPLSRVIRIRTGEMDEDAI
- the pyrB gene encoding aspartate carbamoyltransferase encodes the protein MSLIGRHLLSIDSLNRAELEELLAIAKRLEPVAKRQMRCDVLQGAVLANLFFEASTRTRMSFHTAFARLGGAVVDTTGFTFSSLSKGESLEDTARVIAGYADIIAMRHPEEGSVAQFAAPINVPVINAGDGAGEHPSQALLDYYSISKEFERLDKSIDGMSIAMVGDLKHGRTIHSLCKLLSLFNNIKFRFIAPDNLRAPASLIALLKTRGHEVSECDSLAAGLPHSDVIYATRIQRERIQGGEEMEGYGEQFRINAAAITRHAQPDTVIMHPLPRDSREGAFDLATDLDRLPQLAIFRQADNGVIMRMAIFAAILGVADRLEAHFAPLTLYRPARLSDHDADFYTFD
- the dtd gene encoding D-aminoacyl-tRNA deacylase, with protein sequence MIGLVQRVWQASVTVDGREIAAIGQGILVLVGIEKQDSWAQAEKLAQKVLNYRLFSDSEGKMNLNVGQIGGEVLLVSQFTLAANTSKGNRAGFDPAMAPTLAEPLFARFCDYVCSLHPATQMGQFGADMQVALINDGPVTFSLQVSP
- a CDS encoding Maf family protein, coding for MSIILASASPRRSALLRQVGIAHRIVVADIDESPLPQESPLQTVARLAQEKATAIARQYPEQWVLAADTIGILEGQLLGKPRDAAQALAMLSAMNGRMHEVATAVTIQKGAQCLSETHIARVYMRHSSAALLQAYVDGGEGADKAGAYAIQGQGAVLVEKIEGDFYTVVGLPIAAVCATLHTFGIMPFARP
- a CDS encoding Rne/Rng family ribonuclease — encoded protein: MNSLIPITLPPPPPDVSVEILINHTAYETRVAIMEDGVLQDVMVERERRRGIVGNIYKGKVQRVLPGMDAAFIDIGMERAGFLHMKNIVRNGAQAEAQRISDLLYEGQSLLVQVLKDPIGTKGARLTTEISIPSRFLVYLPNADDIGVSIKIASKAQRQNLRDLMLGFHQGQQGGFIVRTAIESADIWAMRADMQYLHRVWEAILYTYRNAKSGALIYGDLPLYQKVLRDYVSPNVIRVTVDDAIAYSHMAQFAGNFLVEMADRLNFYDSDRSLFERYGIEEEIEKSLDRHVALKSGGYLIIDQTEAMTTIDVNTGGFVGKLSQEDTIYKTNLEAAKAIARQLRLRNLGGIIMIDFIDMNDSQHQQGVMEALLSALGKDKSKYTISPISPLGIIEMTRKRTRESLRQVMCEPCPSCGGRGYVKTIETQVYELFRDLMREVREYAPKQLTVIAAPAFIDFIREEESLTFSDLQILLKTPIRLQSDPSYGKGQYDIAVS